AAAAAACAAGTAGAAGAAGCATAAATGAAGAGATGGCCTTCatcttaatttgattttagaggAATATACTCCTTTCTTCAATTTAATCCTTCCCAATGGGTTGATATGAAGCTATATAAAAAAGCACATATAtctaactatatatataaacggaatacattttgatatttatttttttaagatcacTTTACCCTTTAATAACTACACGCTTCCTTTATTAATGTTAGAAACTGCTTCCACTTAGGATCTTTGCtttatgtaaataaatttatttctacCATTTTTCGTTCTCTTAGACCAATGTCAGTAATTGTCCTCTCCCACTTAATATTTGTACAATTTCTTCTCACATAATAATGTGTTTAATTAAAAAGCATGCACATTTATCTCATTTTATCAAAAAGGTATTGTTACATTTTGTTGTTGTGGCATAATGACATACTCTTCTCATTGCACTATAATTTCTTAAAACaaattcatttcatcagttATAAATcagccattaatttttttgggagTTTAAAAGACGGAAACAATGTTATTTATCTGATACTAACCATTTTCTCAAATAACCGGAGGTTAGTTTACACTTTGTCCAATTAACTACAAGAAAAAAGTTACAACAAGccttacaaaaatatattgagaaaagaagaaatatattGAGAAAAGAAGAGATTGATTTATCAACTTTTAATTTGTGTCTTAGCTAATGTTACCGAAAAATTTTCGACAACAATTTTGTTTGGGGAATTTGACCCGTCTGATAAAAAACTAATATCCAACcaaaacttatatttttcttgaaatattTCTTAAGTTTCTAggtatagttgatgattattttttaggaCACACTGATAGAAGCTAGGGAAAGAGTTAGCTGTGAAAAGGATTTCAAAGTAATCTAGACAGGCTTGGATGAGTTCAAAAAATGAAGTGGCGTTGATTGCAAAACTTCAGCACCGTATAATCTTGTAAAGCTCCTTGGTTGCTGCATTGAAGGAggataaaaaatgtttatttatgaGTACATGGCCAACCATCACTTGGACTACTTTGCTTTTGGTTCGAGCCTTTATGATTCATTCTAAACATCTATTATAATCTTTCTATTTATAGTTTAGGAAATTAAGAAGACTGCAACTGCCATGTTAAATGTATGTATTTGACTAGATGAAACCAAAAGGAAGGTTCTATAGATTGGCGTAAGCGTTTCAACGTAACATAACTAGTGGCATTGCTAGCTAGAGGACTTTTGTATCTTCATCAAGAGTCTAGGCTAAGGATTATTGAGAGATCTAAAAACTAGCAATATTTCACTAGACGCAAATATGGATCCCAAAGTATCATACTTTGGCTTGGCTCGATCATTTTTGGGAGATCAAGTTGAGGCAAACACAAATAGGAAGCTGAACTGTTTGTTGAAGTATTAGGAAACAATGCATGTTCTCTGAAATCATGCGATGCATACAAGTAGCATTATTATGCACGTGCAACAATGACCAGAAGATATGTCTTcagtgtttttaaattttaatgttgaattatgataaattattgTCAAAGCCAAAAGTTCCTGGCTTAAACACTGAAATAGATGTTACATCCGAAGGAAATTCTCTCGTTAGCAAATCCCATATTGTGCTCAGTTAATGAGGTTAATTTCCATCACAATGTTAGATGCATGATAGGAAATGGAGACAAGAAAATGTTAAGGATTCAACTTCCAATTCAggatatatgataatttatttgatcataacataataaatatataaaggtTCTTGTACAAGCTCCTACTTTGTTTCATGTATCCCAAGAGTTCTATATATGAAGACAAGAATTGTTCATTGCATGTGCAATAGAATGTGTTTGTAAAACTTCTCCAGTTCTTGACATGATAAAATTTAGacaccctttttttttataagaaaactacaaaataactattagttattgaaaattatttcattatttttaaatcttgCAACtcctatttctattttatttctttcataccATAGACTATTTTAAATCTTCCTAAAATTTCACATCTTTTTCAaagatttattatattatttattttactttttaataatataatatattaaaaatggtaATATACTCTAACTATATAGAAtcaaatagttttattaaaatcGATATGTGAATCATGGCATTGCCacattagattttaaaaatgcTCATATTTCTCCAAATCGgatcaacaaaataattttctattttcatttaattctgaatatttaaaccttttatataatttctttagTATATATTCTTTAACTAATCAATAATCAAATTTAggacaaaattaaataagtatttctcaaataatgaaataatatttttataatgattaataaactaattattaATACACTACTTGTGCTATCAACTACAACTTAATTCTATAGCTTGTTTCGTCACAATAATATATTACcatattatttatcaatatcgaaattcatttttatcatcACTTCACCATTAGTAAATCAAATTATGAAAACCTCCCAAAAAacatttaatcaatttaaatcgtgtatttaatatatatatatatatatatatatatatatataaattcttgCTTTAACATTTTATCTAATTCTCACACTTCTCTTTCGTTTATCTAATTCTTAATTCTATAATTATGTAAtgcatattaaattaaaattgttttgtaacaacttttttttataaaaaatgatacatgtaatatttttttttataaaaaatggatATGTTtcatatccatttttttttatcaaaccatTGTAATAtgttaaaacattattttatcacTTAATTAATGTGTTGGATTTAGGTGTGATTTGTTTTAACTACGATATCAATTTAGTACGACAAATTTGCTAAAGGGTGTAGTTTctaatatcaatataaaaagtGTGTAGTTACTAAAGAATAAAATGGtcttaaacaaaaatagatatcaaaatgtattttctttatatatagctAGGTATATGTGTTTTATATAGCTTCATATCAGCCCATTGGGAAGGATTAGATTGAAGCAAGAGTATATTGCtctaaaatcaaataaagatgaagGCCATCTCTTCATTTCTGCTtcttctatttgtttttttatattggatttggtaagttttatttttcttttgttcaagCTGGTCACTATTTCAAGCataacattttttcaaaatccatttttgcttttaaatatgtttttgattttttaattcatgatatattattgaattttgtGTGCTTGTGTGGCACAGAAAATGAATGAtcgttaaaaataataaaagcaaaaattTGTGAtgtaaaattatacaattacagtgaaaaaagttattttatcaatatatgTATCTAGaagtatgaaaatataataattccTTTGTGCAATGAATTAAATAAGTGCATGTGTCATTACGGATGTTAAATGTTTGACCTTAGTATAATCTTTGTGaatgttagtttattttttttcctgaataaATGTTAGGACTTTGGGGATTTAAGTATTTAACGAACTTGCATACTTGCCTACAACCTATTTGATGAAATGCGGCTAATGTGAAGTATAAATCGttgattatcatttttttcatctgtTCTGGTTTCTATGGCAAGGAGGTTCCTGATTGGCTATTAATCTttctttcactattttttttccatatgttTTTGTAACTATTTAACTGGTCTCTTCAATGTGATTTATAGAAGGTAGTATCTTACCCAATTGTGTTTCCAAAATTTTTGGCATCAAGTAATTTCAAACGTCCAACAATCAATGCGGTTGTCCCAcagatttgtaattttgtatcaCCCAAATCCTTTACCTCCCACAAATAGCTGTTATTTTTAcccttataattatttaattgttaatgtaattttaagtaaCTTGTTCTGTTCTTTTTTGTGAGTTGAGTGTAAACTTTCCTACTTtattttacaacaaaaaaattctaTTCCCCATAAATTTTAGGCTTTTTTGACTGTTTaggggtattttttttttatgtttccaattggggtcattttaaaataattactccGAAGGAATAAgtcgtaaaaaaaaactagaagtcGTGATACATATTACGACTTCGTGTATTCTTTTTAACCGAAGTCATAAAATTGTTTACGACttcatttaaacttttttttacaatatttaatttgtaaaagttttttttttattttgtttttggttttatgactttgaaattgtaaaatcttttttaaaatgttaaagttatttgtttttttaaataatagtttttatttttttacggttttttttctaattttttcaaattataaaaatttatttagttaattatcaaataaataactttaattttacttattaatagtttttatttaatatggtatatattttgtatggttttattttatatgctgttaatttattttaatattttattatttaaatatattaaatagttttaatattgttttatttaaatgtttttatttatttaaaatttagataatcttttaataaaaatacatattaaaattaatgtattatttttgttttaaattttagtatgaACTTTAATATGCAATGAGATGGATGAATCAATTTCAAATACACCTAAGAAATACTCATTGTGTAAAAGTGAATGATATAATTGTACTAATTGTACATACAAACAAGTACATGACTAACATAGTTtctatgttttatgtttttatttaatttgtatggttcattttatattaatgtattatattatttttaattttagtatatattttattaatagattatctaaattttaaataaacaaaaatatttaaatgaaacaatattaaaattatataatatattttaaataataaaatattaaaataaattaacaacatataaaataaaaccataaaaaatatacactatattaaataaaaactattaataagtaaaattaaaattatttatttaataattaaataaataattttttttataatttggaaaaattagaaaaaaactgtaaaataataaaagttattatttaaaataaataaataaatttaacatttaaataaaaaaaagttttacgacttcaaagtcgtaaaaaaaatgtaactcggttaaaaaatacaaagttgTAACAGTGTCACGAGACACCTACCACGACTTATCCTTTTCGgtgattatttaaaaattattccaattgaaaaaaatacccctaaaaaagtaaaaaaaaaaaacctgaattttatttgcataaaatttcaaaaaatcacAAAGGGTGCTTTTGTAATTGATGGCTTCTTTtagacaattaaaaaaaaaggcaatgATTTACTTattgacatttattttattcatataaaaactattactattattatggCAATGAGTTACCAAGATTATTTTCAccctaataattatttaaatgttaatgtggttttaactaaattatttttttaagggaaTTTCAAGTAAATTATTGTTTTCCACAAGTTGAGTTTTCTTACttgattttatcaaaaaaatatcccatatattttctttttcatataattttaaaaaaatcgtaaAGGATGCATGTATAATTTACTTCTTCTTTTAGatcatgtaaaaaaagaaatgaagaatgatttgcttaaaaaattattaatagacattattattataaaaaaaaatattcctatTATTATAGGAATcagttaaatattattttattcctGTGAAGCGCACTTCAACATCCCAAACCCTAGGTAAGACTTCAAGGTATTAGGGTTTTTCTCTGTTTCTTCTCTATTCAGTTTCATAATATTAGTTCAATTAGGGTTAGCAAATGGGGCATTTTAGTGATTTTTATTGGTTTCACTTTCTGTATGCCAGACCCAGATGTATTTTAGTGGCTTGAAGCATCAAGAATAATAAAATCTTCGctcatagaagaaaaaaaattgatatttaataaGATTATAGTAGGTTAGGCTTTCTTCAAAGCTTAGGGTTCGTAGCTTTCCCAAATCCATGCATCTTTCGTATCAGCTGTTACTTATCTGAATCTCATTGTTTTTGTGCCAAAATTGGCTTGgttgttattttgaatttaaatttatttgattgttaGTGTTAATCATAGGTCATTACAGTGAAAATCTGAATTCCGATCTTGCAGTTTCATGTGGTTTTGAGCAACCTGTTGGTTTTAGTAAATGTGTGTTAGAAATTAGAATCTCTGATTTTGTGTTTCGATTTAGTTATGTGAAtgcaatgaattatttttttgattgtATATGTTGTGCTTTTTGTTAAGTTTTGGCAAATGCTGCATTCATAAAGTTGTGAGTTTGAGTTGGTTTTTGGAAAGAGTAGAACGCGTCTTGCTaaccctctctttctctccttttAAAATTAGGTATATGTGCGAGGGCCAAAGGGCAGGAAGATGAAGACAATCTCTGGACATTGTGTTTCGGTAAAAGACATATCAGTTTCAAAAGCAGCTAAAATTCTCACAAAGTTTGTCTCTGCTGACAATGGTGCTTCTCATGTCATCAATGCATATCTCCACCGAGCTTCTGCATCTTTCAATGAGCTCAAGCAGCTCCACAAGGAGCTTGGGTCATCTCACTCTCATAAGAAACACAAAAGGCACAGAACAGAGAATGGCAATGGCAGTGGGAAGGTAGTGGAAAATTCTGTTCAGAGTGTTGATATTAACAAGGAGCTCAGCATTGGGCATGTGAAATCTGATCTGTTCAAAAGGCAACAAACTGGCAGTGGGAATGCTGATCAAGATGATGAAAATTTTAGTCAAGAACTTGATGGTTTTATTGGGTATCAAACTGAAAATGTGGATGGGGGTGAGAtgcataagaagaagaaaaagaagaagcaggAAGTTGAGTCCTTGCACGACATAGATAGCACCGTTAAATTTGGAGTGAGGGAAGCTGATGGAAAGCTACCTAATGGATCCCAAAATGAAGTTGAGTCAGCCAGAGAACAGGGAAATGAAGGCGACATCAAGACGGGGATGGAAGAGGGAAGGAAACAGAAAAGTGGAAAGAAGCCCAAAGTAACTACTAGTAGTTTTTCCAGTTATAAGGGTGAGGCTGAGAATGGAAAAGATCTAGAACAACGAAAAGAGATGGAAAAAACATTATGCAACAGCTTGGAGGGTGAAAATGGAGTGCTTGGTAGTTCCCAGTATTTACaaatcaagaagaaaaagaaatacaagAAAGGAAGCGAGACTAAATTATATGCTGAAGAGGTAAAGTTGGAGCAAAGTAAGAATAGGAGAAGTGATGATGCAGAAGGGAGACCAGAAGATCCAACTGGGGATTTgtccaagaagaaaaggaaaaagacacACAACGGTGATATTTAAATTTAGGTGTTTTATAAACTCACTTGATAGTTGTTTAATCCTTTTTCAAATTGTTGAGGGATTTGCACTTGTACAATTGATTACATTGCGGCATCAATTTTTTATCTATCAATCATCCATGTAGTCTTACAAATGTGGCTGCATTCAAAATATTGATTGCAATCATCAGCTGTTGGTGATACTAAATTAATTGGTTAGACTGTAGAGCAATGACCACTCACCAGGGGTTTTGGCTCTTAGAGTTTACATATTTGTTAGGTAATTACTTTTGATTTATTGACATTAGTTGTCTAGATCTGGGGAAATTTGTTGTAACTGCTGCAGAATTTTCACTAGGTTCATCGGAAAACCAATTTAGAGGCTtgctattttaattattgtatggTGTTTGCATATGTTttgtttatgaatttattttggCCGTAGTTACAGATGAGGCTAGATATACACTAATCTTAATTGCATTGGGTAGAGAACATGTCTAATTTCAGAATCTTGAGTTCTTGGTGTgggaaaattgtttttttttggatGCTTGACATTATTTTCTAAGTTCAGAGGTTGAACTTATATAACTATCCTGTGTTTCGAAAAAATATGGTTAAATGTAGTTTTGATGGGATATTTTCATGAGATCATGAgcataaaaaatggaaaagattgGTTATTATCATAATGTTTGAGCTCCCTCGGTTACTTCTTTTATATGGACTGTGGAGCCCGTGTGATTAATTCTTCTTATTtgcagtgtaaaaaaaaaaggctattCCAATGTTTGTTAGTGTCACAGCTATGTTATTTTCATACGGAGAAATCAACAATTTActtgagtaaaaaaaacattgaagttAGTACCGGTAGATAATGGAATTTATGCTTGACTATGAGGTTCCATCTTAGCTGATCTCAGTTATACTTAAGTTTAAAGGGTTTTTTTATGAACCACAATGGAATTCAGATGGATAAACAGTTCTGCTCTTTAGCATTTAATGATATCAATACTATTTATTAGATACAAGTAAGTTAATGCTTGTTTTTGGATTATTTATATGCAGTATACAATGTTTGTGATGGTGATATTGCATAAATGTTCCAACTATCATCTTCAGACtaaagtgttattttattttgcttttcaaTTGCCCTTTTTCAGTTAAATGTGAGTAATGCGAAGTTTAAAAAACCATGTTTGTTTTGAAATCTGATATTGAGCTACCCACGCTGTAATGTTAAGTACTAATTATCTTGCAAATGACAGCATGGTAGGTAGTACTGTTCATTATATTCTTCTTAGAGTGGCCTTTCTAGACGGGACAAGCTTTATGATTCACCTTTTCCTATGTCTTGTTGAACGCCTTTGAGTTTATTCTAGTCTgttttatttggaaaattttatCAAAGGTCACCTTATTGAAATGTTGAGCCCTTGCACTCACTTCATATATAGGCATTTGGGTACTTTAAGTGAACCTTTCTACTTGGCTTGGTTGACGATATTTTTAAATTCCCTATATATGGGTAGACCAGGTCGCTTGGAACCTGAGAGACCAATTCATATTAGGCTCCGGAATGCCACCACTGGGCAGTGGTCCGAGTATACTTGACATAAATTCTCACTGAAAGCTTAAAGGAAACCAATGCaccaattattaatttaatactttaaaattttgttagagGTCACTAAAAGTTAGTTAAATTCATTGGTAGCTTTAGTTATTAAACTGTTAACCAATTTCTTTCTCAATTGTTATGTTtcaccttttttaaaaaaattattatacttttaCTTGAgtaaagtttattaattttttaaaactgtcGGAGTCAAATAcaaatgtcaaagaatttaCAACAATTTACATATTCTGTTCAATAAATGAGTTAGACTcatttgatattaattttttattaatgggttgttaattaattatattagtattatcataaatttatttaatattacatcaaatcATTCTTACATACTCTTCTTGTGAttagttatattaatttttaagaaatattttatgcatgatatttttatataattttttttctaatttcatgTCATCAcaagaaattatatattataatgtaTCTTGAACTCTGAATTTTATGTTGTTCTTATATCATCTAGAATTGGAGGACATTATGTACTTCAACACCAAAATATAATACTGGAAATCGGAAAGATTATCTCATTCGAATGTCGGTTTGTTATCCACAATTGGATTCTATTAAGATTCAcgatgttaaaattttaactctagaatctatatataaaaatgagtttataCTGGAGCTATGAGAAATTTTTTCATCTATTTGGCAGAGAAACTaatacaaaaatatgaaaaatgtaatttgtatgtatttatgttctttcatctATTTCTTAGTTTGGTTTTGCGATAATCAACTAACAAGatataaatatacaaatttattttgtcCTTATTtgatataaagtttttttatttcatatgtcATCAAGAGACCCTTAAtagagaaaagaacaaaaaaacactagagatcacatttttttattcaatattcaatgtttaattatttaaaagtttacTGTTCCTTTTGTtccaaatatgtttttgttaatttttatgaatacaCTGCCCAATTTGAACCCACATACATACTACTTCTTTTTGTCTTTATAAATTacgtatatattttaattaaatttttttgttctttaatgagattattttttagtaattaattatatgctttattattttctcttactTTTGAACATTAAAGACTCAACATTATAGGTTATTAGGAGCGTATTAATGATTACCACAAtaataatgttataaaaatattaaagataaatattttattatcatattcaacaaataatcaatttaataaataatattttaatttagtaaCACAATAATACcaaattttattacaaataaacatttacataaaataagaaaatattaatattttttcaatcaattatgTACTAATGCAGTttgactttatatatatatatatatatatatatatatatatatatatatatatatatttactgtaaataaattattaaaaatcattgattcttcttttggatCATGTAAAAAAAGTGAACAAtgatttacttaaaaattaattatagatattaattttgttgatataaaactttatataaaaaaaatatctatcatCAGTGACGATTTCAAGGAAAAATGTAATAAAGgaaattatataagaaaaaaagatttttgaGTTGATGTATACTTAATTTTCTCTTAGTAGTAGATCATATATATCtaattttacacataaaattaataataaatatattttttaaacttagaagttacatatttaaatgattgtatacccccccc
This region of Glycine soja cultivar W05 chromosome 17, ASM419377v2, whole genome shotgun sequence genomic DNA includes:
- the LOC114392295 gene encoding uncharacterized protein LOC114392295 yields the protein MKTISGHCVSVKDISVSKAAKILTKFVSADNGASHVINAYLHRASASFNELKQLHKELGSSHSHKKHKRHRTENGNGSGKVVENSVQSVDINKELSIGHVKSDLFKRQQTGSGNADQDDENFSQELDGFIGYQTENVDGGEMHKKKKKKKQEVESLHDIDSTVKFGVREADGKLPNGSQNEVESAREQGNEGDIKTGMEEGRKQKSGKKPKVTTSSFSSYKGEAENGKDLEQRKEMEKTLCNSLEGENGVLGSSQYLQIKKKKKYKKGSETKLYAEEVKLEQSKNRRSDDAEGRPEDPTGDLSKKKRKKTHNGDI